GACCCCGTGATGCCGGTCCGGCCCACGTCGTCGGCCGAGAACTCGGCGGGCAGTCGGTCGAACATCCGGCGCAGTTGGCCGAACTCCTCGAACACCTTCGAGTTGCCCGCCGAGTCGGCCCCGCGCCGGACGACCTCGTAGGTGCCGTCCTCGCGGTGGACGCCCGCGGTCCGGAAGAACTCCCGGCGCTGGGTCAGGGCGTCCCCAACCGCGTCCTGCAGGTCCGCGGCCTCGTCTCTGGACAGTTCGTAGGCGTCGCCATCGACCGCCAGTACTATCGACTCGCCGTCGCTCCGTATCGAAACGTCACTCTCGTCACACGAGAAGAACTCGATCAGGAGCGTCTACACTCCGTGTCATGCGTTGGTACGTCTCTCGCCCTCGGGTATAACTCTACCGGCGAGCGC
This region of Halorussus salinus genomic DNA includes:
- a CDS encoding DUF7528 family protein; this encodes MSRDEAADLQDAVGDALTQRREFFRTAGVHREDGTYEVVRRGADSAGNSKVFEEFGQLRRMFDRLPAEFSADDVGRTGITGSRRHMLVRHFAEHPNFDCTITRRNPLTAEKTVESPPEQPGGSAESEVVNAD